The DNA window ttcagGTAAAAAGAAACTAGAACATTTTTATAATGAGAAAGCAAAGTAAAATTGATGcaatttttaagagaaaaacTGCTGATAATGTTGGAGTTCAAACAAGTTAACCCCTAATCTTATTTCAAAGAAGTTCAAGTAAGTGAACTCTCTAATCTTACTCAAAATACACATCAACATGAAGCTAAAGTTCCAAGATTAGAAAGAGATGTTGATATCTCTTTACTAGAAAGGGATCCATGAAAGCGACATCCAATTTGGCAGTATAATGTCAATGAACGTGATAAGATTCGTAGAGCATACATAATAACTGGGCCATACCAACCAACAAATATTAGCTATCCAGCTTCTGGTAATAACAATCACCGTCGATATTTTCAATCTTCTTGGTTTAAGAAATTTCCAAGTTGGTTAGAATATTCACCAGAAAAAGATGCTGCTTATTGTTTGCCTTGCTACTTGTTTAGTAAACATTATGGTGCTCGCAATGATGGAAAAAATGCTTTTTCAGAGTTACGATTTAGTAATTGGAAGAAAGTAAACAATGGAGTGAATTGTGCATTTGTATGTCACGAGGGTTCTATTCCTAATTTTTCCCATAATTTATGTGTGAAATATTGTGATGATTTAATGGCTCATTCTAAGCATATAGACAAAGTTCTTGATAGGCATAGTGATGAAACTATTGCAAATAACCGCTTAAGGTTGAAGACATCTATTGATGCTATTCGATGGCTTGCATTTCAAGCATGTGCATTTAGAGGCGACGATGAAAGTCCTGGATCTTTGAATAGGGGAAATTTTATTGAGTTAATTAAGCTTTTAGCTTCATGTAATCAGAATGTTAATAATGTTGTCCTTGAAAATGCTCCTAGAAATGCTCAATATATATCTCTCGGTGTTCAAAAAGATATGTTGCATATCTTTGCTAGAAAAGTGCGTGCAACAATTCGAGAAGAAATTGGTGATtctaaattttgtataattattgaTGAAGCAAGAGATGAGTCAAAGCGAGAACAAATGTCTGTGGTTTTGAGATTTTTTAGACAAGCACGGTTGTGTTCAAGAAAGATTTTTTGATCTTATACATGTTTCTGATACGTGTTCTTTGACATTGAAAACAGAAATTTCATCAGTTCTTTCTCATCATAATCTTGATGTTCAAAATCTTAGGGGACAAAGGTATGATGGAGCTAGTAATATGCATGGTGAATGGAATGGATTGCAAGctctatttttgaaagattgCCCTTTTGCTTATTACATTCATTGTCTTGCTCATCGATTACAATTACCACTTGTTTCTGCAGCCAAAAAAGTTTGTTATGTTcatcaattcttttcaaaacttaccCTAATTGTGAATGTTGTGACTGTTTCTCCTAAATGCCATGATCAGTTAAGGGTTGCTCAAGCAAATAATGTTGCAAACTTAGTTGCCATGATCAAATTGTGACAGGTAGTGGACTTAATCAAATTAGTACTTTGTAAAGAGCTAGAGATACTAGATGGGGGTCTCATTTGAATTCTGTACGTAGCTTGCTATGCATGTTTGATGCTACTTGTGAAGTTCTTGAAAAAAGCACTGAAGAAGGTAATTTCTCCACTCGTGGTGATGCTAGTGCTACTTATGATGCTATCACATCCTCTGAATTTgtctttattttgcatttgatGAGAAATATTTTGGAAGTTATTCATGATCTTTGTCAAGCTTTGCAACGAAAAAATCAAGACATATTGAATGCTTTAACTCTGGTTTCTACTACCAAGACTTTAATCCAATGAATGAGAGAATCAAGTTGGGAGGTTTTCATAAAAGaagttatattattttgtgAGAAACATGAAGTTGAAGTTCCTGATATGAATGCAATGCATATTCCTAGAAGAGGCCGAACTCACAAAATTGTTGACCAAATTTCAGTGGAGCATCATTACCGTGTTAATTTATTTCTGGCTGTAATTGATACACAGTTGCAAGAGATTAATAGAAGATTCAATGATAATATGGTAGAATTGCTTACTTTAAGTTCAACTTTAGATCTCAGAGAAAATTATAAGCTCTTTAGTGTCAACAAAGTATGTGAATTAGTAGAACGATTTTATCCAAGCGACTTCAGTGACCAAAAGAAATTTCACATTAGAATTCAAGCTCAACATTATGAACTTGATATTCCTAATCATGTTGAGTTAACTAACTTGTACACAATTTCAGAGTTATGTCAAGGATTAACGAAGATAGGAAAGTCTTTAACATATCCTTTGATTGATCGTTTGATTTGCTTGGTATTAACTCTCCCTGTTTCAACTGCTACAACTGAGAGATCTTTTTCAGCAATGAATATTGTGAAGAATAGACTCAGAAACAAAATGGAAGATGAATTTCTTGCTGATTGTCTTTTGATTTATATTGAGAAGAAGATTGCTGAAAGATTTGACACCAATTCTATTATCGATGAATTTTATAATATGAAGAATCGATGTGTACCACTTCGTTAGTAAAAAGaacacatattttttttgtactttaaatatatattctctaTCGGTATATTTTTGTAATGCATCTTAcgttataatttatttacatatttttttaatattatatatgttattggcCCCCCACGATAACATTTCTAGATCCGTCCCTGAAGATAAGGTCACAGAGATGTTGTGATATTTGACTTATAATTATGAGAAAATGATAAAGATAATTGCTAAGTGCTTGGATGTATGGATATATGTGATTTATGAGTCTTCGGGCGATGTTTGAGAATATTGTGCGGGGACGCCTATATTGTGCTGTTGCTTTTCAAACAGGCTACGATAAAGAATGTACCAGCCCTGCAAGCTGAGAATACTTGGTAGAGGCCTGACTAACATACTTGCGGTATATTGAGATCTGATCAAATACTAGCCCTGCAAGTTAAGGGTACTTGGTAGAGGGTATGTTGTACTTAATCTGGGATTAAGTTATGGGAAAGCCTTATCTGACGTGTCGGATTACGTCAGGTGTGAGTCGAAactgacaaatgagctcattacctatAGTATGACCAGATATGCATCATACTTATTTACGCATAATTGTGTGATTGCATATTGAATGTGAttgtgcatatgtctcttgtttcttctgctatttgtgtTTTGGCTTATAATGttgttatgtatatatttgtCTAGACTTTATTATGACTAT is part of the Arachis duranensis cultivar V14167 chromosome 1, aradu.V14167.gnm2.J7QH, whole genome shotgun sequence genome and encodes:
- the LOC127747672 gene encoding uncharacterized protein LOC127747672, giving the protein MAHSKHIDKVLDRHSDETIANNRLRLKTSIDAIRWLAFQACAFRGDDESPGSLNRGNFIELIKLLASCNQNVNNVVLENAPRNAQYISLGVQKDMLHIFARKVRATIREEIEISSVLSHHNLDVQNLRGQSLLCMFDATCEVLEKSTEEGNFSTRGDASATYDAITSSEFVFILHLMRNILEVIHDLCQALQRKNQDILNALTLLQEINRRFNDNMVELLTLSSTLDLRENYKLFSVNKVCELVERFYPSDFSDQKKFHIRIQAQHYELDIPNHVELTNLYTISELCQGLTKIGKSLTYPLIDRLICLVLTLPVSTATTERSFSAMNIVKNRLRNKMEDEFLADCLLIYIEKKIAERFDTNSIIDEFYNMKNRCVPLR